Proteins found in one Hirundo rustica isolate bHirRus1 chromosome Z, bHirRus1.pri.v3, whole genome shotgun sequence genomic segment:
- the PHAX gene encoding phosphorylated adapter RNA export protein: protein MAQEPRGMDDDVEDGELSGSDSDMPGAGSPGQKPHAGSDSCRPFQSSLSSCAPSVPYRTTKSLDSSEESGSDSDDDSCLWKRKRQKCFNFSPAKIEPFQLSQSHQKQAALRGKKVNNIWGAVLQEQNQDAVATELGILGMDGSIDRSRQSETYNYLLAKKLMKEAQQKEAETLDKELDEYMHDDKKMLPAEEENGQGFLKRKRPVRDRLGERQEMKYKGRYEITEEDSEEKVADEIAYRLCEPKKDLIARVVKIIGKRKAIELLMETAEVEQNGGLFIVNGTRRRTPGGVYLNLLKNTPSIKEEQIKEIFYLENQKEYENKKAAKKRRIQVLGKKMKKAIKGLNLQEYDDASRETFASDTNEALASLDDLQEGHHEAKMEPEDTIEIDNAHDLEIF, encoded by the exons ATGGCGCAGGAGCCGCGGGGCATGGACGACGACGTGGAGGACGGCGAGCTGTCCGGCTCCGACTCGGACATGCCCGGCGCCGGCTCCCCCGGACAG aagcCGCATGCTGGCAGTGATTCCTGCAGGCCCTTCCAGAGCAGCCTCTCATCCTGTGCTCCCAGTGTTCCTTACAGGACCACCAAGAGTCTGGACTCCAGCGAGGAGAGCGGCTCCGACTCTGATGACGACAGCTGCCTGTGGAAGcggaagaggcagaagtgcttcAACTTCTCCCCTGCCAAAATCGagcccttccagctcagccagagccaCCAAAAACAGGCTGCTCTGCGTGGCAAAAAGGTCAACAACATCTGGGGAGCggtgctccaggagcagaaCCAGGATGCAGTGGCCACTGAGCTTGGGATTCTGGGCATGGATGGTTCAATTGACAGGAGTAGGCAGTCTGAGACTTACAACTACCTGCTGGCTAAAAAGCTGATGAAGGAAGCCCAGCAGAAGGAGGCAGAGACTTTGGATAAGGAGCTGGATGAATACATGCATGATGACAAGAAGATGttgccagcagaggaggaaaatgggCAGGGCTTCCTCAAACGGAAGCGGCCCGTGAGAGACAGACTGGGGGAAAGGCAAGAGATGAAATACAAGGGAAGGTATGAGATAACAGAAGAAGATTCAGAGGAAAAAGTGGCAGATGAAATTGCTTATCG ACTGTGTGAGCCAAAGAAAGACTTAATTGCTCGAGTAGTGAAAATAAttgggaagagaaaagcaatCGAGCTGCTGATGGAAACAGCTGAAGTAGAGCAGAATGGTGGACTGTTCATTGTG AATGGCACTAGGAGAAGAACACCTGGGGGTGTTTATTTAAACCTGCTGAAGAACACACCGAGCATCAAAGAAGAACAAATCAAG gAAATATTCTATCTGGAAAACCAAAAGGagtatgaaaacaaaaaagctgcCAAGAAGAGAAGGATACAAGTTCTGgggaagaagatgaaaaaggCCATCAAGGGGCTTAACCTGCAGGAATATGATGATGCATCTCGTGAGACTTTTGCCAGTGACACAAACGAGGCTCTGGCTTCCCTGGATGACCTGCAAGAGGGGCACCATGAGGCAAAGATGGAACCTGAGGATACTATTGAAATTGACAATGCCCATGATTTGgagatcttttag